From one Nocardioides sp. Kera G14 genomic stretch:
- a CDS encoding RNA polymerase sigma factor: MGHLSEHGISVDLNAVSTRAAAAAPAKKAVKAPVNKPAAKKAEPAKKAADAPTGDEIVLDDVSAGDDLVEIEITEPEPKIGPDGKKVLPDLPDEQFEKDVAADPTIVEDEKQASFVVSASDDTDEPEQQVMVAGATADPVKDYLKQIGKVALLNAELEVELATRIEAGLFAEEKLAKGGKMSAKIEEELEWIAEDGRRAKNHLLEANLRLVVSLAKRYTGRGMLFLDLIQEGNLGLIRAVEKFDYTKGYKFSTYATWWIRQAITRAMADQARTIRIPVHMVEVINKLARVQRQMLQDLGREPTPEELAKELDMTPEKVVEVQKYGREPISLHTPLGEDGDSEFGDLIEDSEAIVPADAVSFTLLQEQLHAVLDTLSEREAGVVSMRFGLTDGQPKTLDEIGKVYGVTRERIRQIESKTMSKLRHPSRSQVLRDYLD, from the coding sequence ATGGGCCACCTCAGCGAGCATGGCATCTCCGTCGACCTGAACGCTGTGAGCACGCGTGCCGCTGCCGCGGCGCCCGCGAAGAAGGCCGTCAAGGCGCCGGTCAACAAGCCTGCTGCGAAGAAGGCCGAGCCGGCGAAGAAGGCGGCCGACGCGCCGACCGGCGACGAGATCGTGCTCGATGACGTCAGTGCGGGCGACGACCTGGTCGAGATCGAGATCACCGAGCCGGAGCCCAAGATCGGCCCTGACGGTAAGAAGGTCCTGCCGGACCTCCCCGACGAGCAGTTCGAGAAGGACGTCGCCGCCGACCCGACGATCGTCGAGGACGAGAAGCAGGCGTCCTTCGTCGTCTCGGCCTCCGACGACACCGACGAGCCCGAGCAGCAGGTCATGGTCGCCGGTGCGACCGCCGACCCCGTCAAGGACTACCTCAAGCAGATCGGCAAGGTCGCGCTGCTCAACGCCGAGCTCGAGGTCGAGCTCGCGACCCGCATCGAGGCCGGCCTCTTCGCCGAGGAGAAGCTCGCCAAGGGCGGCAAGATGTCGGCGAAGATCGAGGAGGAGCTCGAGTGGATCGCGGAGGACGGACGCCGCGCCAAGAACCACCTCCTCGAGGCCAACCTGCGACTCGTCGTCTCCCTCGCGAAGCGCTACACCGGTCGCGGCATGCTCTTCCTGGACCTCATCCAGGAGGGCAACCTCGGCCTGATCCGCGCGGTCGAGAAGTTCGACTACACCAAGGGCTACAAGTTCTCGACGTACGCGACGTGGTGGATCCGTCAGGCCATCACCCGCGCGATGGCCGACCAGGCCCGCACCATCCGTATCCCGGTGCACATGGTCGAGGTCATCAACAAGCTTGCGCGCGTCCAGCGCCAGATGCTCCAGGACCTCGGGCGCGAGCCCACCCCGGAGGAGCTGGCCAAGGAGCTCGACATGACCCCGGAGAAGGTCGTCGAGGTCCAGAAGTACGGCCGCGAGCCGATCTCGTTGCACACGCCCCTCGGTGAGGACGGCGACAGTGAGTTCGGTGACCTGATCGAGGACTCCGAGGCGATCGTCCCGGCGGACGCCGTCTCCTTCACCCTCCTGCAGGAGCAGCTCCACGCCGTCCTCGACACGCTCTCCGAGCGTGAGGCGGGCGTCGTGAGCATGCGCTTCGGCCTCACCGACGGCCAGCCCAAGACCCTCGACGAGATCGGCAAGGTCTACGGCGTGACGCGCGAGCGCATCCGTCAGATCGAGTCGAAGACGATGAGCAAGCTCCGTCACCCGAGCCGCTCGCAGGTCCTGCGCGACTACCTCGACTGA
- a CDS encoding tyrosine-type recombinase/integrase, with amino-acid sequence MSKRPGSAADAGLSVADARVLAESWALSLRAERKSPQTLKTYGDGVRFYLDWCETTDHAPLVRVSLTTWTAHLLDTGAAASTATSRQLAVRRFASWLTDEGEIDADPFIGLKSPKIDQKVIEPLTADQLRAIVRACQVAKGTDPKEIFRRRRDEAILRFMIETGTRAGEVVAITLEDVNLPGGEVIVRRGKGGKGRRVPFGPEAALALDRYIRLRRTHRLAESPMLWLGDRGKGFTYDALHKTLGLRAAAAGIEGFHPHRLRHTAAHRWLAAGGSEGGLMAVAGWTRPDMLQRYTKARAEDRAAEEAKALNLGEL; translated from the coding sequence GTGTCGAAGAGACCCGGTAGCGCCGCAGACGCTGGACTGAGCGTGGCCGACGCCCGCGTCCTAGCCGAGTCCTGGGCGCTGAGCCTGCGTGCGGAGCGGAAGTCGCCGCAGACCCTGAAGACCTACGGCGACGGCGTCCGGTTCTACCTCGACTGGTGCGAGACCACCGACCACGCGCCGCTGGTCCGGGTCAGCCTGACGACGTGGACCGCCCACCTGCTCGACACGGGCGCCGCGGCTTCCACGGCCACCAGTCGCCAGCTCGCCGTGCGGCGCTTCGCCTCGTGGCTCACCGACGAGGGCGAGATCGACGCAGACCCGTTCATCGGTCTCAAGTCGCCCAAGATCGACCAGAAGGTGATCGAGCCGCTGACCGCCGACCAGCTCCGCGCGATCGTCCGGGCCTGTCAGGTCGCCAAGGGCACCGACCCCAAGGAGATCTTCCGCCGCAGACGTGACGAGGCGATCCTCCGCTTCATGATCGAGACCGGCACCCGCGCCGGGGAGGTCGTCGCGATCACGCTCGAGGACGTCAACCTCCCGGGCGGCGAAGTCATCGTGCGCCGAGGCAAGGGCGGTAAGGGGCGCCGGGTGCCGTTCGGTCCGGAGGCTGCGCTGGCGCTCGATCGGTACATCCGCCTCCGCCGCACCCATCGACTCGCCGAATCCCCGATGTTGTGGCTCGGGGACCGCGGCAAGGGCTTCACCTACGACGCCCTTCACAAGACCCTCGGACTGCGCGCCGCCGCAGCCGGGATCGAGGGCTTCCACCCGCACCGCCTGCGCCACACCGCCGCGCACCGCTGGCTCGCCGCAGGAGGCTCGGAGGGTGGCCTCATGGCCGTCGCCGGGTGGACCCGGCCCGACATGCTCCAGCGCTACACGAAGGCCCGCGCCGAGGACCGCGCCGCCGAAGAGGCCAAGGCGCTCAACCTGGGGGAGCTGTGA